One Acidobacteriota bacterium genomic window carries:
- a CDS encoding mandelate racemase/muconate lactonizing enzyme family protein, with protein MYLGAAYYGRRGATIQVMSGIDIALWDIIGKAMGQPVYKLLGGGYRDKVRTYASTLFRATPAAMEEACKHYLDQGLTAVKFGWGVFGDDPDRDVRLVEAARRALADKTDLPVDAGWRVHRTPKEAIEIACRLEPFCPFFLEEMLHPEDYDGYARLADAVDALIACGEQESTEWGFQTLIERGKVDIVQPDISRCGGLTVARKIVHMAERQNRLCIPHAWTSDLLTAASLHLNAFKRRSAILEFNVTQGPLIRAICANPIRMEDGYVAVPKGPGRGVEVDEKAIEKYRVL; from the coding sequence ATGTATCTGGGCGCTGCGTATTACGGCCGGCGTGGCGCGACAATCCAGGTGATGTCCGGCATTGACATTGCCCTGTGGGACATCATCGGCAAGGCGATGGGCCAGCCTGTCTACAAACTCCTGGGCGGAGGCTATCGTGACAAGGTTCGGACATACGCAAGCACGCTATTTCGAGCGACGCCTGCCGCCATGGAAGAAGCCTGCAAACATTATCTGGACCAGGGCCTTACGGCCGTTAAATTCGGTTGGGGCGTTTTCGGCGATGATCCCGACCGTGACGTTCGCCTGGTGGAGGCAGCGCGCCGGGCGCTTGCTGACAAAACGGACCTGCCGGTGGATGCCGGCTGGCGGGTCCATCGCACGCCCAAAGAAGCCATTGAAATTGCCTGCCGCCTTGAACCCTTCTGCCCTTTCTTCCTGGAAGAGATGCTGCACCCGGAAGATTACGATGGCTACGCGCGGCTGGCAGATGCCGTTGACGCCCTGATTGCCTGCGGCGAGCAGGAATCGACCGAATGGGGCTTCCAGACTCTGATCGAACGTGGGAAGGTTGACATTGTTCAACCCGATATTTCGCGCTGCGGAGGCTTGACGGTCGCACGGAAGATCGTGCATATGGCCGAACGCCAAAACCGTCTTTGTATTCCTCACGCCTGGACCTCCGACCTCCTCACGGCTGCTTCGCTCCATCTCAACGCTTTCAAGCGCCGCTCGGCCATCCTGGAATTCAACGTTACGCAAGGCCCGCTCATCCGCGCGATCTGCGCGAACCCCATCCGGATGGAAGACGGTTACGTCGCGGTTCCCAAGGGCCCGGGGCGCGGCGTTGAAGTGGATGAAAAAGCCATTGAGAAGTACAGAGTGCTCTAA
- a CDS encoding GlsB/YeaQ/YmgE family stress response membrane protein, whose protein sequence is MHWLWIAVIGVVIGALAKFVMPGKDPGGFFITALLGIAGPVPATIIGHMAGWYRPGESAGFIMSVLGAILLLVIYRVVKQRLVTS, encoded by the coding sequence CTGCACTGGCTATGGATTGCGGTGATCGGTGTTGTGATTGGAGCTCTCGCCAAGTTTGTAATGCCCGGCAAAGATCCCGGCGGATTCTTCATAACGGCCCTGCTCGGGATTGCAGGGCCGGTGCCTGCAACAATAATCGGCCACATGGCTGGCTGGTACAGACCGGGAGAATCGGCGGGGTTCATCATGTCGGTCCTCGGAGCAATTTTGCTTCTTGTGATTTACCGCGTTGTGAAGCAGCGATTAGTTACTAGCTGA
- a CDS encoding DUF481 domain-containing protein, translating to MKTLLGVLLALVFLTTIVRGDVVTLKNGDRITGTMVTIKGGNLELKSDVLGVLTIPLAKVATFSAEKPAAVIVKGEKPLQGELQLESSGDWRVTANGKPQTVSASSVEAIMPEESYNKLVDHTAKPWQDWKGAASLGYSLQNGDQRAKTFSTTVAATRERPASPIFSRHWRTSYGLTALFATASQAGVSVTSNTLSTNLRQDYVFAPSDFLFGLAQVDHIGAQGLYLRQTYGGGFGHDLIRSSRTLFSVLGGATFVHEKFFSGDYTQSADALVGEKLGMQLTKIVRLDHTLNFYPNLSNTGQYRFDTATTLSVKLSGRLSANAGVVDFYLSNPAAGSRKNNIAFTTGLGYSF from the coding sequence ATGAAAACCTTGCTGGGCGTTCTTCTAGCTTTGGTGTTCCTCACAACAATAGTGCGGGGAGATGTGGTAACCCTGAAGAATGGTGACCGGATTACCGGAACCATGGTGACCATTAAGGGTGGCAATCTGGAGCTGAAGTCAGACGTTTTGGGCGTCCTGACGATCCCCTTGGCAAAGGTGGCAACCTTCTCGGCAGAAAAGCCTGCGGCGGTTATTGTGAAGGGCGAAAAACCTCTCCAGGGAGAGCTTCAGCTCGAATCCTCGGGAGATTGGCGGGTGACGGCAAACGGCAAGCCGCAAACTGTATCGGCCTCGAGTGTGGAGGCAATCATGCCCGAGGAGTCCTACAACAAGCTCGTGGACCACACCGCAAAACCGTGGCAAGACTGGAAAGGAGCAGCCAGCCTGGGTTATAGCCTGCAAAATGGGGATCAACGGGCAAAAACTTTCAGCACAACCGTGGCGGCCACGCGAGAGCGGCCCGCGAGCCCGATCTTCAGTCGCCATTGGCGGACCAGCTACGGGCTGACTGCTCTATTTGCTACCGCTTCGCAGGCAGGGGTGTCAGTAACGTCTAACACTCTCAGCACAAACCTGCGCCAAGATTACGTCTTTGCGCCGAGTGACTTCCTCTTCGGGCTGGCACAAGTGGACCACATCGGAGCCCAGGGCTTGTACTTGCGTCAGACTTACGGCGGTGGTTTTGGGCACGACTTGATCAGAAGCTCGCGTACACTCTTCAGCGTGCTGGGCGGCGCCACTTTCGTCCACGAGAAATTCTTCAGCGGCGACTATACCCAGAGTGCCGATGCGCTGGTGGGCGAGAAGCTTGGAATGCAGCTCACCAAAATAGTGCGGCTGGACCATACCCTGAATTTTTACCCCAATCTGTCCAACACGGGCCAATATCGGTTTGACACGGCCACCACGCTATCCGTCAAGCTCAGCGGCAGGCTTTCTGCGAACGCTGGCGTGGTTGATTTCTATCTGAGCAATCCTGCTGCAGGCAGCAGGAAAAACAACATTGCCTTCACCACCGGATTGGGATATAGCTTTTAA
- a CDS encoding penicillin acylase family protein → MFLLPFRHVLFDVSRREPVRAICNSKWLWIFSFVIVCFGPSLAFARDRLADHVTIYRDHFGVPHIVGDTEEATFFGYGYAQAEDHLEKMMLQYMDAEGRLSEVLGARALGQGYLHFIPYEYRWDGDYLQRLLRTYQGVVDNRKKIDPQTYKILDGFARGVNEYIAEHRARIPDWIQPITPEIIEAEERSNYFRFYSINEALVKLTNLPEDFPSFGSDQFAVSRAKTTEGHVIHFEETHMPWANRFQNYEAQLITPGKLDAGGISWFGSPFFLDGFNDRITWSATWNFPNISDVYEEKLNPQNPLEYLYDGQWKKIKVVKETFNVKGPHGRRSVTLNCYYTLHGPIVKVDRKGHRAYSVKLPNFDGVNYSTNLFRLMKARNLQEFKLALELHLMPRWNLLYTDAHNIYWVDNATVARRAPGYDWRKPVPGWTGETQWGPYFPLSALPQLLNPPSGFIQNCNNPPWLATKNSGINPLSPAPYFQMDKIGPQGGKEQLNPRGERLLKVLGRDRKFS, encoded by the coding sequence ATGTTTTTGCTTCCATTTCGCCACGTCCTTTTCGACGTCTCACGGAGGGAACCGGTGCGCGCGATCTGCAATTCGAAGTGGTTGTGGATTTTCTCTTTCGTGATCGTTTGTTTCGGCCCCAGCCTAGCTTTCGCACGCGACCGGCTCGCTGATCATGTAACCATTTATCGGGACCATTTTGGGGTCCCGCACATTGTGGGCGATACCGAAGAGGCCACCTTCTTTGGATACGGCTATGCCCAGGCCGAGGACCACCTCGAAAAGATGATGCTTCAATACATGGATGCCGAAGGCCGCCTGTCTGAAGTTCTGGGCGCCCGTGCCCTGGGGCAGGGATACCTGCACTTTATTCCTTATGAATACCGGTGGGATGGCGACTATTTGCAGCGTCTCCTGCGTACTTATCAGGGGGTCGTCGATAACCGGAAGAAAATCGATCCCCAAACCTACAAGATCCTGGACGGCTTCGCAAGGGGGGTAAACGAATACATTGCCGAACACCGGGCGCGCATCCCGGATTGGATCCAGCCCATTACCCCCGAGATTATTGAGGCTGAGGAGCGGAGCAATTATTTCCGTTTTTACAGCATCAACGAGGCCCTGGTAAAGCTGACGAATTTGCCTGAGGACTTCCCCAGTTTCGGCTCTGATCAGTTCGCTGTTTCGCGAGCGAAAACTACCGAAGGCCATGTGATTCACTTCGAGGAGACCCACATGCCTTGGGCCAACCGCTTTCAGAATTACGAGGCGCAACTGATAACTCCGGGCAAGCTGGATGCCGGCGGGATCAGCTGGTTTGGCAGCCCCTTCTTCCTCGACGGATTTAACGACCGCATCACTTGGTCGGCAACCTGGAATTTCCCGAACATTTCTGATGTGTACGAGGAAAAGCTCAACCCTCAAAATCCACTGGAATATCTCTACGACGGCCAATGGAAGAAGATCAAAGTGGTCAAAGAGACCTTCAATGTCAAGGGTCCCCACGGCAGGCGGAGCGTTACCCTCAACTGCTATTACACTTTGCACGGCCCCATCGTCAAGGTAGATAGAAAGGGCCATCGGGCTTATTCCGTGAAGCTCCCGAACTTTGACGGCGTGAACTATTCCACCAACCTTTTTCGTCTGATGAAGGCACGAAACCTGCAGGAGTTCAAATTGGCGCTCGAACTCCATCTGATGCCGAGATGGAACCTGCTCTACACGGATGCTCACAATATCTACTGGGTGGACAATGCCACCGTGGCTCGCCGGGCGCCTGGTTACGACTGGCGCAAACCGGTTCCCGGGTGGACCGGCGAAACCCAATGGGGGCCTTATTTCCCTTTGTCAGCGCTGCCGCAGCTTTTGAATCCCCCGTCAGGCTTTATACAGAACTGCAACAACCCTCCCTGGCTTGCGACGAAAAATTCAGGGATCAATCCGTTGTCACCCGCGCCTTATTTCCAGATGGACAAGATAGGTCCGCAAGGCGGGAAAGAGCAGCTGAACCCTCGAGGAGAACGCCTGCTCAAAGTTCTTGGCCGCGACAGGAAGTTTTCTTAG
- a CDS encoding SMP-30/gluconolactonase/LRE family protein, with protein sequence MSIFIPTTSIGLKLTSSSDRSPRPFREAARPNGFCGGLAFSSDEVLFVCVPGEGVFRVTTSGRQEIFATEASGVKVAEPNFQVFGGSALLYVTDSGAWKGNIGRLLRFDSNGVGTEITGGFGYANSLALSRDECCIFMAESDTRKIYRILLKDGPPVADRVEIYAETPGAVPDGLALDEEQSLYVTCYGSHALYRIDPARSVHLCAHDPNGMMLGGPTNLAFGGPDFDWIYVANLCRWTVTRTRLGRKGLPPVNLR encoded by the coding sequence GTGTCAATCTTCATCCCTACAACGTCTATTGGGTTGAAGTTGACGTCGAGTAGTGACAGGAGTCCACGGCCTTTTCGGGAAGCCGCTCGCCCCAATGGATTCTGTGGCGGCCTGGCGTTTTCTTCTGATGAGGTCCTGTTTGTTTGTGTTCCCGGGGAGGGAGTCTTTCGAGTCACAACAAGCGGCCGACAGGAAATTTTCGCAACTGAAGCATCGGGCGTAAAAGTGGCTGAGCCTAACTTTCAAGTATTTGGCGGAAGCGCCCTTCTTTACGTCACAGACTCCGGCGCGTGGAAGGGCAACATTGGGCGCTTGCTTCGCTTTGATTCGAATGGCGTCGGAACTGAAATTACCGGCGGCTTCGGTTACGCGAATAGTTTGGCGCTCAGTCGGGACGAGTGCTGCATCTTCATGGCTGAGAGTGACACTCGGAAAATCTACCGCATCCTCCTCAAAGATGGGCCGCCGGTTGCAGATCGCGTGGAAATTTATGCTGAAACTCCCGGCGCGGTTCCCGACGGCCTTGCGCTCGATGAAGAACAAAGTCTTTATGTAACATGCTATGGTTCACATGCGCTTTACAGGATTGATCCCGCTCGATCAGTCCACCTGTGTGCGCACGATCCCAATGGCATGATGCTGGGTGGTCCCACCAATCTTGCTTTCGGAGGGCCAGACTTTGACTGGATCTATGTGGCTAACCTCTGCCGTTGGACAGTTACGCGAACCAGATTGGGGCGGAAGGGCCTGCCGCCTGTCAATCTCCGCTGA
- a CDS encoding amidohydrolase, whose amino-acid sequence MAIKRYAAEILIELEDRTLLVDCHSHVFAYPGHLSDEFVNEANLRSRDHPLDLNITPEKHWVAMKSVDKVIVFGMRALHSGIDSPNEYIAEYQNRYPDKVIGFAGVDPKVDNVRATLEKAVQLKLRGVKLGPIYQNIHPTDPKIMEVYEFCQAHHLPIMIHQGTTFPRRAPLKYSLPILLEEVALQFPELRMVIAHMGHPWIDETIVLIRKQPNFYADISALHYRPWQFYNALISAKEYGVLDKILFGSDYPFTTPEATLDALEHFNQITEGTGLPRLSPEEIGKITSNPTLSYLGLE is encoded by the coding sequence TTGGCGATAAAAAGATATGCGGCCGAAATCCTGATTGAACTGGAGGATCGCACTTTGCTGGTTGACTGTCATTCTCACGTCTTTGCCTATCCCGGACATCTTTCCGATGAATTTGTCAATGAAGCGAACCTGCGTTCGCGTGACCATCCGCTCGATTTGAATATCACACCTGAAAAGCACTGGGTGGCCATGAAGTCGGTCGACAAAGTCATTGTGTTCGGAATGCGCGCCTTACATTCCGGGATTGATTCCCCCAATGAATACATTGCCGAATATCAGAACCGCTATCCCGACAAAGTGATTGGCTTTGCAGGGGTGGATCCCAAGGTTGACAATGTCCGCGCCACGCTGGAGAAAGCAGTCCAGTTGAAACTCCGCGGCGTCAAGCTGGGACCCATCTACCAGAACATTCACCCCACCGACCCAAAGATTATGGAAGTCTATGAATTCTGCCAGGCCCATCACCTTCCCATCATGATCCATCAGGGAACCACGTTTCCGCGGAGGGCCCCGTTAAAGTATTCGCTCCCGATATTGCTGGAGGAGGTTGCCTTGCAGTTCCCCGAACTTCGCATGGTGATCGCGCATATGGGACACCCCTGGATTGATGAGACGATCGTGCTGATTCGCAAGCAGCCTAACTTTTATGCGGATATCTCCGCGCTCCACTATCGGCCGTGGCAGTTTTATAATGCTCTCATTTCGGCCAAAGAATACGGAGTGCTCGACAAGATTCTCTTCGGTTCGGACTATCCTTTCACCACGCCTGAAGCCACTCTGGATGCCTTGGAGCATTTCAACCAGATTACAGAAGGAACGGGGTTGCCGCGCCTGTCTCCGGAGGAAATCGGGAAAATTACGTCGAACCCCACGTTGTCCTATCTGGGGCTTGAGTGA